The genome window GAATCAGGTTTTGCATTATGAGCAACTTTCTAATTTTTCTTGGAAATTCTATTGTAGCACATGTATTGTTCCACTTCTAATGTGTGTTGTGTGGTCTGCATTTTGGTTAGTCTTTCCATGTTTCACTGCTACCTATCAAATTTTGGCTATAGACCAACTAATTCTCATTGCCTGCTAGATGCTGCTGCTGGAAGAAATCTTACTTCAGGAAAGGTTAATGGAGTAAATCAAGGTTCAGATAAAGGCATTCCATCCTCTTCTTCAAACACTCCTGATACCGAGGTCAAATCTGCAAATTCCATATTAAGGTAtccatttttatctttttattggcTCTGATTGAAATACACTGATTTTGTCAAGTTAGAATCATGCATGATTTTTCTGATGCTTATGTTGATGATAATATATGTTGTCTTTTTTTGCACTGGCTATATGCCCAATCAATTGTGCTGATGTTCGGACACTGATGCCCTTGGAGGCTGCTACCAATTGAGAAATGCTCAACACATATAAGTTAAACAAGACACTCTTCTTCACTACTTAAAAACTCTGGGGTGGATGATGATAGTAATAAAATGGACCATGATTTGGAGATGTCTATTCTGTTTACATTTTCATCTACTGAGTTATGTGGATGTATTACAGTATTCCAGTTAACTTTTCCCCCAACTGGGCAATGGGCATGCTTAGATTTAGAAAACCTGTTTGCTTGTtatgttatttttcttctttttaaatgTAGAAGTGGTTTGGACATATAGTCTTCAATGTTCTTTGGTACAGTCTGTTTTCTCCATTAAAGCAAATGTGATGTTTTACAACTTATTTTACTGCATGTAGCATATTGATGAAGCTACATTTTTCAATAATTGCTAATTTTCAGCTCCATATCTGGTCCAACCGATGGCCCCAGCAACATAGATCATCCGATATCATCTCAGAGGTCCTATGTATCTGGTGTCAGTGGCATTGCTCCACAAGAAGAAAGTTTTGGTGTTGTGACTACTAAGACTGGGACTTCCAGGTTATCTCCTACTGATGCAAAGAGTACTCCCACAGGTGGACATTCTATACCAGATTCAGACAAAATTTCATCAAACAAAGCAGCAGCACCTGTTTCCGAGGTCTATGTTCCAACCTCAGATCCTTTGTTAGCACCATCTCTTGATGCACACAACCCTGCTGAGCTAGAAAACATCAAACGGATAACAGGAATTCAACACTCAGTTGTTGAAACAGCCACTAGCCATGCTGGATCTCAACATATATCTGGATCCAATTTATCATACATGAGTGGAAAATGTTCTTCTATGAGCAGTCCTTATATGCATGGGAAGGTACCCATGAAACCACATGAATCAGGATCAAATGAACTATCAGAAAAATCTCAAGTTGCACCTTCTTCTTTTTCCACTGCTACAGGCAGTAGACCATCCTCTACTTACAGCAATCGTTCTCAACAATTAAGTGGGTTGCAGAAAGGTAGACCTTGTCACCTTTGTTATGTCACCTTTTTACATACGTTTGGATATGAGTATTTGGTTCATTATAATGAAAAGTGTTGTTTTGCTTTTGTTATCCCAACCCTTTATTTACTGTACACCATGGAAGTTTGAGAAGTAGCTCAGCATATAAAAGGTTAGTTCTTATGCTAATGATACTGTGTTCCTTAACGACTGCCGGATCCTGCCGGCCAGCCTTCATTCCTGTTCCCAGCCTATAGCAACTCCCTTTATTGGTTAAGTCACCGTGGATGAGCAAACTTAGATGAGTACAAATGTATATAAACTTTTTAGTTTAAGCATTGACAATATGATGGAGTAGGAGCAGAGGAAGAGCTAAGAAGACATCATTAGAAACAATGAGAAAGCATATAATAACTCTGACTAGTGATGTTGCCCTCAAAGGGTCTCAATGACAGGAAAAATTCCATGTtgctgaccccaaatagttggcaaTGTATGGCTCTGtttgttgttgatgatgataGAGAGATGGCTTGTTTCTCCCTTTTATAGTACTTccgtttttttttgttcttctgtgcTGCCAGCATGCTAAGCCGTGCCTATTGTTGGCACAACTTGTCAGATCACCACCAATCTTGCATCCTGCCGGCACAGTTTGTGTCGATCTATTTGGTTTTCTGGAACAAATAATTGTTAAATGTAGATCTTAATATCAAATTATCTACAACAACAAGGCCCCAAACTAtaaaaaggaggaaaaaaaaacacCTGCTTCTTGATTTCGAAGTTCTAACCTATCAAGTTAAGTCAGATTTAGCTGGTCAGAACAAGATAATTTGGTTATGTTGGCCACGAAACGTTGGAATATTAAACATTAGATTGTAATATAAAGGTTCATATTCAGGTTTTGACTATCTAAGGATTAAACCAAGTTAATACTAGGATGAAGTGAAGTCAGTTGTGATGACCATAGTTTTCAGTCACTGTTCACACATTTTGTAATTCAGATCTTTATTTGAACTAAACATACAAGCTAAAAACACATGATAAGTTAGTCCGTCCTGACCTAAATTGAATGTTTATGAGAATTGGCTGTTAGTAGTCTATATTTGAAGGGAACTCCTAAGAGAGAGTCTATACCTGCTAGCATCTCAGGTTTGACATCTCAAGAGATAAAGACAGCAtctcatgtaaaaagaaaaaaatgaagccTGAATATATTTACCAACCATGCCTAATTTTTAGGGGGGTAAAATAAAACATGTCTCTTTAACTAAATTAGATCTGCTGTAGTTTGTCTCTACATGAGATGATTTGCTTTTAGTGATAACTAAAAATTTAATGCCTTGGGAAATTCAATTCTATCTAGGGAATTAGAAGCAGTAGAGGATTTCTGTTCATTTTTAGTAGGATGCAGTGGTAAGGAACTAGGCCCCAAATCATTCTGCAATGCTATGTCAAAATGGCAGCCTATGTATGTTGGAATTTTTATGATGCTGACTAAAATGTTCTAATTTTATAAAGAACTCTTAAGTCTGAAAGAAACTTGATCTGAATGCAGTCTTGGCCAAATTAGCATCTTGAGTCCATTGTTCATTCTTGCATCTTTCATGTTTCTAAAATATATCCATAGTTTTGATAAGACGTGTTGGGCTGGTGGTAGATTATCTTTGTTAAAAACAATTGACATTTTGAAAGAACCTAACACCAATTAACAAGACAACTAAATTTGTTGATTTTTAGGTTGGTTTGCAAATTTATATGGATTGTGGTTTTGATGCATTAAATGACAAATATTTACATCTGACTGTTTTGGAGTATTTTATACTTTTAAGCAAGGTCTTTGATTTTCATAGTATGTGCTGGAAAGGCACTAGCATAGCTCACATGGAATTTTAGAAAAGTGCTGTGTCAGGATGCTCTCGGCAAAACATCATGACAAGTGCTAGTGCTGCACTATTATATATGGGCATTCCTATGTTTATATGTCAAACTTATTTCCAGTTCAATTCTGATAATAGTTTCTGAAAGGTTTGGCAAGTATCAATATCTAGTTGATCTCATAATGGTAGTTTTCACATGTAACATGCAGTATAACTCTTTACATACCATTCTGATGCTGAAATTGTGTGTGTGTACAATTCCTTGAGTTTGCATTTATTGCTACTCTTAGTCAAGTTGGTGAACTTAAAATTGCCTAAGTAGCATGCTTCTTTTTTTTCAGCGCCTGTTCCTAATAAAGAGTGGAAACCAAAATCAACACCTGTAATTGCTTCTCAAGCATCTGAAATGACTGAGACCCCTGATGTACCATTGGCGGCTGAAGCTGTTGCTGCATCACTACCAGCACCATGTTCTGTGGCCTCAGAGGTAACTACTCTGATGTTAGAAAAGAAGCTAGAGGAACTGAAGCTATCAGACAGAAAACACGTCATTATTCCAAACCATCTTCAAGTTTCAGAGTCTGAAAGACATGGGTTAAGTTTTGGAAGTTTTGATCCTAATTTTGAGTTGAATATGGGTTTTGCAAATGGCCCTGCAAAAGACAGGATTGATACACCAGTTTCTGACTCATCTCAGGAGACTGAAGAAACTACTGAGCAGCCATCTCTAAGGTTAGAAACATTAGttctgcttcttttttttttttcgctgcAGTTTTATATACATATGTGCTGTTCTACATATGTGgttctttttgtttattttagatcatGATGCACATTTGCATAATCAACTGTTGTGTTTGATGAGATGAAATAACTGTGGGAAAATTGGATAGCTATAAACCTTAATAAATGTGACCATACCATGCATGGGCACATTAGTGTCTGGTGATGAACTTTGTACCTTAAAAATGATCCATTTAGCACTCATTTTGTTTTATATTGTTTTGGTCAATCAGAAAGCTTTTGAAGTTCAATTGCATTTTCTGTTGAATTCTCCTTTCTTTGCTGTACGATAATGAAGAGATCTGTTAGTGCCATGGCACTGTTATAGGTAGCTTCATATTGGAAACTTACCACAAGAATATTAGTTTGTTTGTTAGTCTAGTGGTATCCCAAAAGGAAATTGGCTTTGTTGAACTGCATGGCATGAAACACAGAGTGCCTTTGCCTTCTCCTATACATAAAAAATGCTTCAGTTGCCTTTACAAGCTGCAAGCATACTGTATTTGTTTTAACTTTTAATGAAGGTATTAAGGGATAATTTATGAACTGTTTTTTACTTCACCTTTCTCTAGAAACTCTATATTGGATTATAGGATATTGTTTTTGTATTCTTCTTCACTGTAATTCTGTTTAATATTAGTACTTATGCTTGGCTTATATTGATTTTGATGTCTGATTGTGCCTCTTCTAACATTTTTCTTTTTCGTGCAGCACACACACTACATCCTCAGCTGCTCAAGATGATTTTATAAATCATCCGCAATCACCTGAACAGGTGTCAGATAATTATTCAAGCAATGAAGCTGGCATTCCCTCCAGCATATCTGCTGCTGCAGAATATGACCAATCTCAAAAAGAAGCTGCTTTGGTTCCAGAAGGCCTTCAGAACTCAGTTGTTCAATCTGCACCATCATATCCTTCACTAGGATTGGTGCCTCAAGTGTTAGGAAACCAACTTGGACAGTTTGAAAGTTCAGAACATCAGGCTCAAGATACTTCGCGTTTCCCAAGCTTTCTGGTATGATAACTCCCACGATCTTTATATTGTGTTACATGAACTGTGAAATTTGTTGTTTGATTGAGTGATGACATGACTTTATATAACAATGAATCATATTTCGATTGTGATCAATATAAACCAGTCTGAACAAGGATTGGTAATAGACAATATTTAACTTTAGCATGGGTTGGATTTGGTATGTAAACTGTGTTCCTAGGATCTGTTTGATACTACTATTTCTTGTGTTTCAGATTTTTCTCTTTCATGTTGTATTTGGTTGATCTGCTTTATTTTCTGTAATATTTCTGGTTGAGATGTTGATTCTCTGATATACAGGTCCAGCAAACGTATGACCCATCGACAAGCTACTATACACCATTCTATCGACCTACTGCTGATTCTGATGGTCGTATATCTCCATTTCTTGCACCCGGTGCCTCTATGTACAACAGGAACATTGCAGTCCTACCCTCTCAGACTGGCCAGGCTTCTAATGAGGTTTTCATTCAAGCTTTCTGTTATGATTTACCTTTTTCTAATTCAAGATACAAGTAGGTAGCCTTTTGAGTTATGTCATACTAATCGCAATCATGTTGCTCCTATTGGTGATTGCTTTTGGAAAACCATAGCTCTCCCTTTTATCCTCTTGCCAGTATGTAACAGTAAACATATGGGACTTGTTTGGCTTATTTTAGATGTTCTATGGTTCTAGAACTTTTGTAATTGTATTCCGTGATTCTTGAGTCCAAACCAACTTTTTTCCTTGTCTTGATAACCTATTTTGGCTTTAATATTCTACTAAAATCTTCTTGTTCAGATTCACATCACCTATTTGTATTCTGATTAGGATTCCAATGCTGATGTTTTCTTTCCTCCTCCAGAGTACCAACGCTGCCATGCTATCTACGGCTGGCTCAACTCCTCTTGCAACTCAAGCTGCAGGCACCATGCAGGGTTCTGTTGCTATTCCACAGCAGCCAGTTCCCGTCTTCCGGCAACCTGCTGGTTTACATATATCTCACTACCCTCCCAACTACATTCCATACAACCAATATTTCTCACCATTTTATGTTCCTCCCCCCACCCTTCACCATTTCTTGAGCAGTCCTGCATTCCCTCAGCAGCCTCCTACTGGCAGCATGTTTCCGACTCCTGGATCTGCAAATCCTGCCACCCCTGTCAAGTACTCTCTTCCCCAATACAAGCCTGGTGCTAACATTGGTAACTCAACAATTGTTGGAATGCCAGCTGGTTATGGAATGTATAACTCAACTCCAGCTGGCTATACTCCTGATGCTGCTACTAGTGGAAACTCAACTGCCAATGATGATCTCGGATCTTCCCAGTTTAAGGAAAACAATCTTTGTATTCCAGGGCAGCAGGTATGTTCTCTATACTTGGCTAGATTTTATATGTGATATTTGGTTTGTGCCTAGTTATTTTGTTCATGCAAAAAGTTCATAGTTCTGCTGTTACTGTAGATGAGTAAACTTTAATTTAAGATTAGAGAGAGTACCACAAATCATAATTAGAAAATGTGATTCATAGAACTTCAAGTTTTAATGTTACTGTTATATCTCCTAAACTCGTATGTGGTGATTAATTTTTGCTACTGCATTTGAATTGCTCATGCAGCTGTTGTTTTCTACTTTTTGTTTTTATCTAAGATTGTGGTAGGCTAGAGTGTTCCTTTTTTGCTGTTTCTTGGGGTCAAGATGTGGAATTACATGTTGTATCCTTAGCTTCAGAGACTGCTCAAAGGAACAAGACCTTATCAGATGAATTACCCTTGTAGTTAAGCTTACTGAAGCAGTCTGTTAACTGGAAGAATAAGACCTTTTCTAAGGTTAACACATAAGATAGCAGGATACTGTGAGCCTGAAACCATGTGGAGCTTGACTTGTAGACAACTACTTGGTAAATGCTGTTCTAGGTGTGGTTGGTGACTCGTTTATTATCTCAGAGACTCAAACCATCGCTCACATCCATTACTATACAATTTGTGTGTATCACAGATAATTTTACTTTCCCATATCTTCTCATTTTATGCTAGTTATTTTATTTACTCCGTTAAAGCTGAATTATGTTTTTGTTGGAGTTTATTTACAATGGACTACTGATAATCTCACTCCTTATGGGACTTGCTATGAGCTTAGCTCAATCAATTTTTATGCAGCAGATTTTAGAAGATAAAAACCTTCAAGAAGATACGTTTGATTTTATATGAATAGTTCTCCACTTAATTGTCTGAATACAAACATTTTCCATGTCCGGTCTCTTGACTTGAAGTAGAAAATATTGACCATAGCATATAGAAAGAATATTTTTGAGTATCTGTTTTTGAAAACATGAGAAGCAAGTGTAATATGAGCATACAACATGTCAACAAATTATGGAAGACTGGGATTGTATCCTGCATCCTTATGGAAGTAGTTAACTTATACCAACTATGTACTGTCTCTGCACAGGCAGTTTGGTTTTCTGGTAGTTTTAGTTTTAGTTGGAACATAAGTTTCCAAAGGAGCAATGTGCTTTTCCCGATTAACTTGGTGTAAAGGCTTTTGTTTAATTACTAACAAGTGCTTACAATCATTTTTAGCTTGCCATGGAGCAGGGGCATATGACCCCCTTCAAAGTTAAGATGCATTTAAATTGGAAGCAGTTGAGAATGAATGTGAGGACTCGCAACGCCACTAAGATTTCAGTATATCCTTCTCAATTTCGGTCCAATTTTCGGGAGACCAGCCACCAATCCAGATCAGCTGGAGTCAACTGAGAATGACTTAGAAAAATTAGGTATAACCAATCGAGGCACTAATGGGAAGAAAAGGGTAAAAGAGAGGTTGAAATAAAGAGAAAGCAGAAGAGGGAAAGAGAAGGAACAGAAAATTTTCTGGAAATGACTGCATAGGTTAGAATTGTTCTGGCAAGTAGGGATCGGTACTTATAGTGAGGAATGATGAATCCTTTGATGCGAGGACTTATATTCCTGTTTAATATAAGCTTTGATTTTCAAAAGGTTTACCTCTTGTTACATGCAAGGCCTCAGTTGGGACTCCCAATCTTCTTTTTCTCTCCTTTGGAAAAGAAACAAATTGAAGATACATAAAAGATAGTTTATAGAAGTGTTGCACTCTAGCAGTTAGCAAAACCATGGTTTGTCGTACCGATTCTTATTGGTGTACCGATATGTCATGGACAAATCTATACATAGGGTGTTCAATGTAATGTttgtgtatgtctgtgtctttcggttttattcatgctttgcacaatgtGTAGAGGGCTTGCACTAGGCTTGACAGTCCCATTTTGTTGAGTTTTGTGATCGTTTTAGTCTTGTAAACATAGGTTGTGTGCAATTATTATGTAAAGGTAAAACTCCTCAAAAACAGACCATCCAGGTAGTCACTTTGGCGGTTTTCTAACTCCGCACAGTAGTGAGGAGTGTCATCCAGCACAACACCTAGGAGCTACTCGAGTGGCACATGGTTGGATGGGCCTTTGGGGTAGCTCCTAGAGCTTGTTCGTTGCCTTGTTCTGCAGTAATGTTATGTGGGCACTTCTGGGGACTTTGACCATGACGGACCACATTGGATCTTTTGTCGcatgaccgttcagagcttgcaaagtctatatttataatttgcattgcttATCAAGTGTTCGCTGAAATGACTGCTTGTGGGATCCCGAGTTAAACGTTTCCTCTAACTCGTCTTCTCTTTTGCAGGTCCTTAAGGGacctgcggacggacacgcaatgacacgtcacgacttaggcaaaaccagttaagtctgtgacagatcgATCGTCGGTACGATACGTACTAAATTGTACTAATGTGCCAACACATGGTACAGTGGGGCATACCAACATATTAGTGTGAACTACCCATACCGGTCCCTTGTCATACCTATACGTACTATCCATATAAGGTAGTATGTTGTAGTATGGCGAACCTtgagcaaaactataatttttttaatattagaagTTTGTGGATATGGAAAATTATGTTTGTTTAAATAAAAGTAAACATTgataaagaaagtaaaaaagagCTGCACTACTTGGTTTGTTAGGCCATATAAAACATGAAAACCTACACTTTATTGTATATCAATTAACCattcaaaaatgtctttttctAGTAATTGCATAAGATTTGtgaaatatgttaaaaatgttagatggttgaactGTTGAGCAATAAATAAAAGgttaaaattcaaaattttaaacaGTTAGATTTTAATTTTAGAGCCTGAGAGACATCTCAATTTTGAACTTTACTTTTGTTTCATGGTCGTATTTATTTTATAGCATAGTTGTTAGACTAACAATACTTTGAATGCTAGAGTGCTAGACAATTACAAAACTATGTATACACAAAGTTTGTATTGTTGAAATGAGAATGTTGAGTTGGATGATACGACAAGAAGTATTTTCATTCGTGAGGTGTCGTCTCGATAGAAAATAAAATGACGGAGAATTATTTAATCATGTGTGTAGGAGACGCAAGTAGTTAAAAAAAGTGAAATGATTACTACTAGTGATATGAGACATAAAATGATGAAAATAGAAATTACAAATTACAGATAAAGAAttaaatacattatatatatatatattcaagtaaCTGACccaaaatagttgggactttacaTATTTGTTGTCATTGTTGTATCTTTGCAATTCAAAGATTTGTTCCTTTGTTTTTGTAAAAAGGAATATTGAAATTCGAATCCTAGTCACCCATGTTGCCAAAACTCACTATTAATTTATTAACCAACCTCACTTGAGTTTGGCTAACCCAgtttgatcttgatttttcttctaATGGACAATCCCATTCTGGATCTTGAATGCAGTTTTGAATACGTTGACGGTTGATCTTGATTCGTTAGTTTCTGACTAATGAAGGTCCAGTGTATTTTCTGTATCAGACATTCTATATACCTGCCTTTTGATCTTCTCTGGCTTGTCCTTTTCTCTTAACTCTCATTCCTGCAAAAGTTGCCTGATTGTGTTCTAAGCCATAGCCACTATCATTTCCTTCAAGGATATATTCCTAAATTATATTTCCAACAGTTGAGTGAATTTTGAGACATATCTTTGTCAGAAATATATTGTGTACTGCTACTATCTCTCTAGGGAGTAAATATCATGATTAGCAAAATGATTTGGTCAAGTAAAACAATGATTTTATCAAGTTATGCATTGTACTCAATATCCTTGTATCTGTGCTTCTTATATGACTGTGATCAACTAAGGTTGTTTCACCACAATCATGGTAACAAGTTGATAAATATGCTTGTCTTGAAACTAGACCTGCTCTTTTGTTCAACCAAGGAAA of Musa acuminata AAA Group cultivar baxijiao chromosome BXJ1-7, Cavendish_Baxijiao_AAA, whole genome shotgun sequence contains these proteins:
- the LOC135678367 gene encoding GBF-interacting protein 1-like: MSGDGSRVSIPAGVRPTIQNIKEIAGNHSDEEIYAMLKECGMDPNETAQKLLLQDPFHEVKRKRDRRKENVREPADPRWRAGLQGRGGRGGRGNYSSRPVLSDAAAGRNLTSGKVNGVNQGSDKGIPSSSSNTPDTEVKSANSILSSISGPTDGPSNIDHPISSQRSYVSGVSGIAPQEESFGVVTTKTGTSRLSPTDAKSTPTGGHSIPDSDKISSNKAAAPVSEVYVPTSDPLLAPSLDAHNPAELENIKRITGIQHSVVETATSHAGSQHISGSNLSYMSGKCSSMSSPYMHGKVPMKPHESGSNELSEKSQVAPSSFSTATGSRPSSTYSNRSQQLSGLQKAPVPNKEWKPKSTPVIASQASEMTETPDVPLAAEAVAASLPAPCSVASEVTTLMLEKKLEELKLSDRKHVIIPNHLQVSESERHGLSFGSFDPNFELNMGFANGPAKDRIDTPVSDSSQETEETTEQPSLSTHTTSSAAQDDFINHPQSPEQVSDNYSSNEAGIPSSISAAAEYDQSQKEAALVPEGLQNSVVQSAPSYPSLGLVPQVLGNQLGQFESSEHQAQDTSRFPSFLVQQTYDPSTSYYTPFYRPTADSDGRISPFLAPGASMYNRNIAVLPSQTGQASNESTNAAMLSTAGSTPLATQAAGTMQGSVAIPQQPVPVFRQPAGLHISHYPPNYIPYNQYFSPFYVPPPTLHHFLSSPAFPQQPPTGSMFPTPGSANPATPVKYSLPQYKPGANIGNSTIVGMPAGYGMYNSTPAGYTPDAATSGNSTANDDLGSSQFKENNLCIPGQQSESLSVWIPAPGRDISTLQASSYYSIPQGQHMTYAPTQAGHGAFSGVYHPPPTVPASSVHPLLQQSQTVAGAVEMVGPPAGVYQQPQHAQINWTNNY